In Acidaminococcus fermentans DSM 20731, one genomic interval encodes:
- a CDS encoding DNA internalization-related competence protein ComEC/Rec2 — MDPVLAGSLAYALGIRTGLEHFLPVQVWIGALGLGAILTFAAWKKEWSRDFYMGLFLVCIFCAGTSRGTVEKTAAQRMAQQLGRTGRFTGRVVPGSIREGRHGNSSFLLEEQKGRIRVFVQKSGRFRPGAGIVQVTGVLKPVDGFFNPGMQDPEVGAAIRKEGGRIQTVGKCCRFLSRDPSWMDQIQTVGNKLRRQLRCSMGNGDSALLEGMMLGGSSQIEPETLQMFQRCGLSHLLSVSGSHVALLMGLFTGAVQYFRIPRKAVVPFGVLLLSGYAVLCGLRASVCRAVILGAGVLLGKAGRRRAKGTAFLGLAAILLLSWNPWWCRDPGFQLSFTAALGLMTLRKPVSEKLDVFLPRPVAGGLSVPISAQLLSLPFLVIHFHTLSLVSLLANVLLVPVLSLCVTGSAIGAILGSLGLILPGRPVLAVVSQLMGFALWGGEKLAQLPGTHLVTGQVPLWGWPLYFLLIGAVLEKGWFQPFRPRLRRGTILAAGFGLGALVAFCQFCPQAFTVYFLDVGQGDCAVVITPEREIIVVDTGGLPGRYDTGERILVPFLRWLGADRVDLLILSHGHLDHAGGAAALSRWFPIYSVALPPDLWPSAPDLAVEEEIPTKEVAIMQQVKQFGQLNKIVYKMQTNQKICKKGSIIQIVEAPTIQKKGGEKNENSAIVRVSCGAGSVLFTGDAPAEGELAAARWPIGSDVLKVSHHGSRTSSSEGFLAAVSPRLAVISSGRENRFGHPHPEILERLERFHIPCARTDRGGAIKVVFDGSGPVWYNYRWQRDFF; from the coding sequence ATGGATCCGGTATTGGCAGGAAGCCTGGCCTATGCACTGGGCATCCGTACGGGGCTGGAACATTTTTTGCCGGTCCAGGTCTGGATTGGTGCTTTGGGATTGGGAGCTATCCTGACCTTTGCAGCATGGAAAAAGGAATGGAGCCGCGATTTTTATATGGGGCTTTTTCTGGTGTGTATATTCTGCGCCGGAACCAGCCGGGGAACCGTGGAAAAAACAGCAGCCCAACGGATGGCGCAGCAGTTGGGCCGGACCGGACGGTTTACCGGCCGGGTGGTTCCTGGCTCAATACGGGAGGGCCGGCATGGGAACAGTTCCTTTTTATTGGAAGAACAAAAGGGCCGTATTCGTGTTTTCGTTCAGAAAAGCGGACGATTCCGGCCAGGAGCTGGTATTGTCCAAGTGACAGGCGTCCTGAAACCGGTGGATGGCTTTTTTAACCCTGGCATGCAGGACCCGGAAGTGGGAGCTGCCATACGGAAAGAGGGTGGAAGGATCCAGACGGTGGGGAAATGTTGCCGTTTCCTGTCCCGAGATCCATCCTGGATGGATCAAATACAGACCGTGGGAAACAAGCTTCGGAGGCAGCTGCGCTGTTCCATGGGGAACGGAGACAGTGCCCTTCTGGAAGGAATGATGCTGGGCGGCAGCTCACAGATTGAACCTGAAACTCTTCAGATGTTCCAGCGCTGCGGCCTGAGCCATCTCCTGTCCGTATCCGGAAGTCATGTGGCTCTCCTTATGGGCCTTTTTACTGGGGCGGTACAGTATTTCCGGATTCCCCGGAAGGCTGTAGTTCCTTTTGGCGTTCTGCTGCTGTCTGGATATGCGGTACTATGCGGTCTTCGGGCGTCGGTCTGCCGGGCAGTGATCCTTGGCGCAGGGGTACTGTTGGGAAAAGCCGGACGGCGCCGGGCAAAGGGAACAGCTTTCTTGGGGCTGGCTGCCATTTTGCTTCTTTCCTGGAATCCCTGGTGGTGTCGGGATCCGGGTTTTCAACTGTCTTTTACAGCAGCCCTGGGACTCATGACACTGCGGAAACCGGTAAGCGAGAAACTGGATGTTTTTCTGCCGCGGCCGGTGGCAGGAGGACTGTCCGTTCCCATCAGCGCCCAGCTGCTGAGCCTGCCTTTTTTGGTGATACATTTCCATACTTTATCCCTGGTTTCTCTTTTGGCTAATGTGCTGTTGGTACCTGTTTTATCCCTGTGTGTAACGGGCAGTGCCATAGGGGCCATATTGGGATCTCTGGGATTGATTTTACCGGGCCGGCCAGTTTTGGCTGTAGTTTCGCAATTGATGGGATTTGCTCTATGGGGTGGGGAGAAATTGGCCCAACTTCCCGGTACCCACCTGGTGACAGGCCAAGTGCCTCTGTGGGGGTGGCCATTGTACTTCCTATTAATAGGAGCTGTTCTGGAAAAAGGCTGGTTCCAACCCTTCCGTCCCAGACTGCGCAGGGGAACCATCCTGGCAGCCGGTTTCGGCCTGGGGGCGCTGGTAGCTTTTTGCCAGTTCTGCCCCCAGGCTTTTACGGTTTATTTTTTGGATGTGGGACAGGGGGACTGTGCCGTGGTCATAACTCCGGAACGGGAAATCATCGTGGTGGATACGGGAGGTCTTCCCGGCAGATATGACACGGGTGAACGGATCCTGGTGCCCTTTCTCCGGTGGCTGGGAGCTGATAGGGTGGATCTTCTTATCCTGAGCCATGGCCATCTTGATCATGCCGGAGGGGCCGCCGCTCTTTCCCGCTGGTTCCCTATTTATTCCGTCGCCCTCCCCCCGGATCTGTGGCCTTCTGCGCCGGACCTGGCGGTGGAAGAGGAAATTCCCACCAAAGAAGTAGCAATTATGCAACAAGTGAAACAGTTTGGACAATTGAATAAAATTGTATACAAAATGCAAACAAACCAGAAAATATGCAAAAAAGGGAGTATAATACAAATTGTAGAAGCACCGACAATTCAAAAGAAGGGAGGAGAAAAGAACGAAAACTCTGCCATTGTCCGTGTGAGCTGCGGGGCGGGCAGTGTCCTTTTTACCGGTGATGCACCGGCGGAAGGGGAACTGGCGGCGGCCCGCTGGCCCATCGGGAGCGATGTGCTGAAGGTTTCTCATCACGGTTCCCGTACTTCCTCGTCTGAAGGGTTCCTGGCGGCGGTTTCACCACGGTTGGCGGTGATTTCTTCCGGCCGGGAGAACCGGTTCGGTCATCCTCATCCGGAGATCCTGGAAAGGCTGGAACGGTTCCACATCCCCTGTGCCCGGACGGACCGGGGAGGAGCCATCAAAGTGGTTTTTGATGGGTCCGGTCCTGTATGGTATAATTATCGCTGGCAACGAGATTTTTTCTAG